The following proteins come from a genomic window of Kitasatospora cineracea:
- a CDS encoding RCC1 domain-containing protein: MHRKLRQLPAVTLPAMVAGLTLVCTTALPAGTASAYDLRLRAWGNNASGQLGDGTAKTQRLTPVSVVGMAGAELNGIAAGGTTSGTAVTGFALALLGNGTVEAWGKNDKGQLGNGVTNATEDAAVPGLVAGLTGVEAVAAGGSHALALLKDGTVKAWGANDKGQLGDGTATNTNLPVTVAGLSDVKAVAAGDAFSMALLKDGTVKTWGNNDKGQLGVTPVPVSSTASVPAPTPATRNTAMTIPGLTTVKGIAAGANHALALLADGHVYAWGLNDKGQLGDDSTANKPYPVPVQELTDVVALAGGATHSLALLQDHTLRAWGANDKGQIGDGTTTQRNTSVPVPGVSGVEAIAAGSAHNLAVLADGTVQAWGLNDKGQLGDGTTTQRNTPVQVLAKSGSVSLISAPSNGNFSLAR; this comes from the coding sequence ATGCACCGCAAGCTGCGCCAGCTGCCCGCCGTCACCCTGCCCGCGATGGTGGCGGGTCTGACCCTGGTGTGCACCACCGCCCTGCCGGCCGGCACCGCGTCCGCCTACGACCTGCGGCTGCGCGCCTGGGGCAACAACGCCAGCGGGCAGCTCGGCGACGGCACCGCCAAGACCCAGCGGCTCACCCCCGTCTCGGTGGTCGGCATGGCCGGGGCCGAGCTCAACGGCATCGCCGCCGGCGGTACCACCAGCGGGACCGCCGTCACCGGCTTCGCGCTCGCGCTGCTCGGCAACGGCACCGTCGAAGCCTGGGGCAAGAACGACAAGGGCCAGCTCGGCAACGGCGTCACCAACGCCACCGAGGACGCGGCGGTGCCCGGCCTGGTCGCCGGACTGACCGGCGTCGAAGCCGTCGCGGCCGGCGGCTCGCACGCCCTCGCCCTGCTCAAGGACGGCACCGTCAAGGCGTGGGGCGCCAACGACAAGGGCCAGCTCGGCGACGGCACCGCCACCAACACCAACCTGCCCGTCACCGTCGCCGGGCTCTCCGACGTCAAGGCCGTCGCCGCCGGGGACGCCTTCAGCATGGCGCTGCTCAAGGACGGCACCGTCAAGACCTGGGGCAACAACGACAAGGGCCAACTCGGCGTCACCCCGGTGCCCGTCAGCTCCACCGCGTCCGTCCCCGCACCCACCCCCGCCACCCGCAACACCGCGATGACCATCCCCGGCCTGACCACCGTCAAGGGCATCGCCGCCGGCGCCAACCACGCCCTCGCGCTGCTCGCCGACGGCCACGTCTACGCCTGGGGCCTCAACGACAAGGGCCAGCTCGGCGACGACAGCACCGCCAACAAGCCCTACCCCGTGCCCGTCCAGGAACTGACCGACGTCGTCGCGCTGGCCGGCGGCGCCACCCACAGCCTCGCCCTGCTCCAGGACCACACGCTGCGCGCCTGGGGCGCCAACGACAAGGGGCAGATCGGCGACGGCACCACCACCCAGCGCAACACCAGCGTGCCCGTCCCCGGCGTGTCCGGCGTCGAGGCGATCGCCGCCGGCTCCGCGCACAACCTGGCCGTGCTCGCCGACGGCACCGTGCAGGCCTGGGGCCTCAACGACAAGGGCCAGCTCGGCGACGGCACCACCACCCAGCGCAACACCCCGGTCCAGGTGCTCGCCAAGTCCGGCAGCGTCTCCCTGATCTCCGCGCCGAGCAACGGCAACTTCAGCCTCGCGCGCTGA
- a CDS encoding RCC1 domain-containing protein, whose translation MTSTQTATAGRSRLRPVLAAGLAAFTAFSLAAVPAGTAHAQEKRLKAWGNNRSGQLGDGTWTDFRTTATTVLGLTSAEVVKIAAGGGGSATGHGLALLTDRTVQSWGANGSGQLGDGSVFSHNAPGQVVNLSNARDVAAGGWHSLALLDDQTVVAWGRNNYGQLGNGTNSDSSVPVRVEGLNKVVAIAAGLNHSLALREDGTVWAWGYNINGQLGDGTSASRNVPAPVGGLTGVTKIAAGCNHNLALVGPPSGGTKPTSGNAVKAWGYNATGQLGDNSTINRYTPVDTQGIWLGGVSQIAAGCNHSLAVTDSDNKLKGWGQNTSGQVGDGTTDYRITPVPVPGIKGVQLVAGGREHTIVLLGDNTVRSWGANGSGQLGNGTTTESSTPVTTLTALTGVDKIAAPVGGDFSLAN comes from the coding sequence ATGACGTCCACGCAGACTGCCACCGCCGGCCGCTCCCGCCTGCGGCCCGTGCTCGCCGCCGGGCTGGCCGCGTTCACCGCCTTCAGCCTGGCCGCCGTGCCCGCCGGGACCGCGCACGCGCAGGAGAAGCGGCTCAAGGCCTGGGGCAACAACCGCTCCGGGCAGCTCGGTGACGGCACCTGGACCGACTTCCGCACCACCGCCACCACCGTGCTCGGCCTGACCAGCGCCGAGGTCGTCAAGATCGCCGCCGGTGGCGGCGGCTCCGCGACCGGGCACGGGCTGGCGCTGCTCACCGACCGCACCGTGCAGTCCTGGGGCGCCAACGGCTCCGGGCAGCTCGGCGACGGCAGCGTGTTCAGCCACAACGCGCCCGGCCAGGTCGTCAACCTCTCCAACGCCCGGGACGTCGCCGCCGGCGGCTGGCACAGCCTCGCCCTGCTCGACGACCAGACCGTGGTCGCCTGGGGCCGCAACAACTACGGGCAGCTCGGCAACGGCACCAACAGCGACAGCAGCGTCCCGGTCCGGGTCGAGGGCCTCAACAAGGTGGTGGCGATCGCCGCCGGGCTCAACCACAGCCTCGCCCTGCGCGAGGACGGCACCGTCTGGGCCTGGGGCTACAACATCAACGGGCAGCTCGGCGACGGCACTTCGGCCAGCCGCAACGTGCCCGCCCCGGTCGGCGGACTCACCGGCGTCACCAAGATCGCCGCCGGCTGCAACCACAACCTGGCCCTGGTCGGGCCGCCCAGCGGCGGCACCAAGCCCACCAGCGGCAACGCCGTCAAGGCCTGGGGCTACAACGCGACCGGGCAGCTCGGCGACAACAGCACCATCAACCGGTACACGCCCGTCGACACCCAGGGCATCTGGCTCGGCGGCGTCTCGCAGATCGCCGCGGGCTGCAACCACAGCCTGGCCGTCACCGACAGCGACAACAAGCTCAAGGGCTGGGGCCAGAACACCTCCGGCCAGGTCGGCGACGGCACCACCGACTACCGGATCACCCCCGTCCCGGTGCCCGGCATCAAGGGCGTACAGCTGGTGGCCGGCGGCCGCGAGCACACCATCGTGCTGCTCGGCGACAACACCGTCCGCTCCTGGGGCGCCAACGGCTCCGGCCAGCTCGGCAACGGCACCACCACC